GCTGCCGGTCGCGGTGAAGCGCCGCGATTCCCATGATCGCGTCCCCGTCCACGACGCGGCCGTGCCGGTCCGCGGCGATGACGCGGTCGCCGTCGCCGTCGTGCGCGAAGCCGAGATCCGCCCCGGCGCGCACGACCGCTTCGGCCACCACCTCCGGGTGGGTGGAGCCGCAGCCGGCGTTGATGTTCGTGCCGTCCGGCTCGGCGTGAATCGGGATCACCGTCGCGCCGAGCGCCTCCCACAGCCGCGGCGCGATCGCGCTGGTGGCGCCGTTCGCGCAGTCGACCACGATCCGCCAGCCCGTAAAGCGCCCGCTCGCCAGCCCGCCGAGAAACGCCAGGTACTGCTCGGCCGCGTCGGGAACGTCGGTGATCCGACCGACCGCGGCGCCGGTCGGGCGGCTCAGCCCCGCGGCGCTCTCCACCAGGCGCTCGATCTCGTCCTCGACGGCGTCCGGCAGCTTGAAGCCGGTCGGCGCAAAGAATTTGATCCCGTTGTCCTCGACGGGGTTGTGCGACGCGGAGATGACAGCGCCCGCGTCCACGTTGAGCCGGCGGGCCAGCAGCGCCACCCCGGGCGTCGGCAGCACGCCGAGACGGATCGCGTCGGCCCCGGCCGAGCACAGCCCCGCGGCGAACTGCGCTTCGAGGAGGTCGCCGGAGATGCGCGGGTCCCGGCCGATCGCGATGCGCCCGCGGCGCTGCGGCGCCAGCACGTGCACCGCGGCGCGGGCCACGCGGTCCACGAGTTCGGTCGAGAGATCCGCGTTGGCGATGCCGCGGATTCCGTCCGTGCCGAAGAGGCGTCCCACCGTATGCGGCTCCGGCTCAGGACGGCGTCAGGATCACGAGCACCTGCGTTGGATGCAGGCTCAGCACCCGCACGCCCTGCGGCAGTTGGGCCCGCGGCGTGAACTGGTACCGGC
This DNA window, taken from bacterium, encodes the following:
- the glmM gene encoding phosphoglucosamine mutase, with the protein product MGRLFGTDGIRGIANADLSTELVDRVARAAVHVLAPQRRGRIAIGRDPRISGDLLEAQFAAGLCSAGADAIRLGVLPTPGVALLARRLNVDAGAVISASHNPVEDNGIKFFAPTGFKLPDAVEDEIERLVESAAGLSRPTGAAVGRITDVPDAAEQYLAFLGGLASGRFTGWRIVVDCANGATSAIAPRLWEALGATVIPIHAEPDGTNINAGCGSTHPEVVAEAVVRAGADLGFAHDGDGDRVIAADRHGRVVDGDAIMGIAALHRDRQRLLPGRAIVATVMTNLGLEVVLRGAGIRIERARVGDRYVLERMLETGITLGGEQSGHVIFLDHATTGDGLLTAVQIANVMLEAGRGLDELASRFHRYPQVLLNVRVASPDRWVDDPEILAAVSRAERHLAGRGRVLVRASGTEPLVRVMTECEDAGEAESLARELADLVAGRLGGTVVAKPAPRNGQ